Proteins found in one Homalodisca vitripennis isolate AUS2020 chromosome 4, UT_GWSS_2.1, whole genome shotgun sequence genomic segment:
- the LOC124359210 gene encoding regucalcin-like, producing the protein MATVTTAVLWVVLTILRSCQCEIKAVGDAPIISRISQPIAHGEGPHWDDTEQVLYYVDIAGQTIHRYDPNTQLEKTITFSKPVSLVVPIKDQKYKFVVTLGLDMMILTWDWDSGFNYVSPLVSVDQHSPRNRWNDGKADANGRMWAGTMGFEEPVGVVAMNTATFYRVDNNPLVPCRADLMRRPVSISNGLAWSSDSRTLYYTDTPTRRVDAYDFDLAQGNISNPRTVFEFGNTAGNPDGMTIDSDGNLWIACWGGSQVIQIDPNTGRLLRQIKLPVERVTSVVFGGPRLDTLFVTSMRAGLSPKQLRQQPLAGALWQVTNLHVTGTISNPAIVNCKCNS; encoded by the exons GTCCTGTCAGTGTGAGATCAAGGCTGTTGGGGATGCTCCGATTATCTCCCGGATCAGTCAGCCGATAGCACACGGCGAGGGTCCTCACTGGGACGACACCGAGCAGGTACTGTACTACGTGGACATCGCCGGGCAAACCATCCACAGATATGACCCTAACACTCAGCTGGAGAAGACCATTACGTTCA GTAAGCCGGTCAGCTTGGTGGTACCGATCAAAGACCAGAAATACAAGTTTGTGGTGACCCTCGGGCTGGACATGATGATTCTCACGTGGGACTGGGACTCGGGCTTCAACTACGTCTCGCCCCTGGTGTCCGTGGACCAGCACTCTCCCAGGAACCGCTGGAATGACGGCAAAGCGGACGCTAATGGTAGAATGTGGGCAG GCACTATGGGGTTCGAGGAACCGGTGGGGGTGGTCGCGATGAACACGGCCACATTCTACAGGGTGGACAACAACCCCTTGGTGCCGTGCCGTGCCGACTTGATGCGGAGACCTGTCAGCATCAGTAACGGGCTGGCCTGGAGCAGCGACAGTCGCACCCTCTACTACACGGACACGCCCACCCGCAGAGTCGACGCGTACGACTTTGATCTTGCCCaaggaaatatat CAAACCCCAGAACAGTGTTTGAGTTTGGCAACACTGCAGGGAACCCGGACGGAATGACGATCGACTCAGATGGGAACCTATGGATCGCTTGTTGGGGCGGGTCTCAG GTGATCCAGATAGATCCAAACACAGGCCGACTGCTGCGCCAGATTAAGCTGCCAGTCGAACGTGTGACATCTGTAGTGTTCGGTGGCCCCAGACTCGACACCTTGTTCGTCACCTCTATGCGCGCGGGGCTCAGCCCCAAGCAGCTCCGTCAGCAACCACTGGCCGGGGCTCTGTGGCAAGTCACCAATCTTCACGTCACCGGCACAATCAGCAACCCCGCTATAGTCAACTGCAAGTGTAACAGTTAA
- the LOC124359211 gene encoding protein glass, with product MEGCYMPNNPAHYGLEPGGPPAQSLWTDDMGSFSLPPLDLDPLPSLFPFSPSNYKSDFGPLFEPKHEAKQPHDVADVLLSLKHAVVHPGQTSPSYYPQTQCGVTSSPSASLSYTVHPHQMMSPGGNYAPTQYEQSSYHHQAPVFPSMSVNVSMNMTMHGYPPTMTDNLQHQMTCPQMQWTAAAPSNPSPVYQSQALLSPQPAYPGGATYSFTADFRPPPPDQPFICSSTPSSFKPVINKSAAFPPNNSCLRSSKRPTPSVGKVPPALGSLENDSSRPNLCRICGKTYARPSTLKTHLRTHSGEKPYRCDDCNKSFSQAANLTAHVRTHSGEKPFRCPICARRFSQSSSVTTHMRTHSGERPYRCRLCKKAFSDSSTLTKHLRIHSGEKPYQCKLCLLRFSQSGNLNRHMRVHGSAAGSLLLPA from the exons ATGGAGGGTTGTTATATGCCCAACAACCCGGCGCACTACGGCTTGGAGCCTGGAGGCCCTCCCGCTCAGTCGCTCTGGACCGACGACATGGGATCCTTCTCCTTGCCGCCCCTCGACCTGGACCCGCTGCCCAGCCTCTTCCCCTTCAGCCCTTCTAACTACAA GTCTGACTTCGGACCTCTGTTCGAGCCCAAACACGAGGCCAAGCAACCTCACGACGTGGCCGACGTGTTGCTGTCTCTGAAGCATGCCGTCGTACACCCCGGACAGACCTCACCCTCGTACTACCCGCAGACACAATGTGGTGTGACCTCGAGCCCCTCTGCATCGCTCTCCTACACTGTGCACCCCCACCAG ATGATGTCACCGGGAGGAAACTATGCTCCGACACAATACGAGCAGAGCAGCTACCATCACCAGGCGCCAGTGTTCCCGAGCATGAGCGTGAACGTCAGCATGAACATGACCATGCACGGTTACCCGCCCACCATGACTGACAATCTTCAGCACCAGATGACGTGTCCTCAG ATGCAATGGACAGCCGCGGCGCCGTCCAACCCCTCGCCAGTCTACCAGAGTCAGGCATTGCTGAGTCCTCAGCCCGCCTACCCAGGGGGTGCCACGTACTCCTTCACTGCCGACTTCCGCCCTCCTCCCCCCGACCAACCCTTCATCTGTTCTTCCACTCCGTCCTCCTTCAAGCCCGTCATCAACAAGTCTGCCGCCTTCCCGCCCAACAATTCCTGCCTGAGGTCCAGCAAGCGGCCTACGCCCAGTGTCGGCAAGGTGCCGCCCGCCCTAGGCTCTCTGGAAAACGACTCGTCCAGACCCAACCTGTGCCGCATTTGTGGCAAAACCTACGCTCGACCTAGCACACTGAAGACCCACCTACGGACACATTCGGGCGAGAAACCTTACAG ATGTGACGACTGTAACAAGTCGTTCAGCCAGGCCGCGAACCTCACGGCGCATGTCCGTACTCACTCCGGCGAGAAGCCCTTCCGCTGCCCCATCTGTGCCAGGAG GTTCTCCCAATCGTCCTCAGTGACCACACACATGCGCACGCACTCGGGCGAGCGGCCGTACCGCTGCCGACTTTGCAAGAAGGCGTTTTCTGACTCATCAACGCTCACCAAACACCTCAGGATACATTCGGGGGAAAAACCGTACCAGTGCAAGCTCTGCTTGCTGAGATTCTCCCAAAGTGGTAACCTGAATAGACACATGCGTGTGCATGGCAGTGCTGCTGGCAGTCTGCTGCTGCCCGCGTGA